In the genome of Bradyrhizobium ottawaense, the window AAATGCTTCGATAGTTTGAGGCCCTGGGCCTGGTAGTTGGAGCCGATGCGTTGGCCGTACATCGCGTCGGGACGGGCCAGCATCTTCTCGTAGACGAGGCGGCCGACGATCTGGCCGTGCTCGAGGATGAACGGCACTTCGCGCGAACGCACTTCGAGCACGGCGCGCGATCCTAGCCCGCCCGCGCCGGCATAGCCGAAGCCGGGATCGAAGAATCCGGCATAGTGCACGCGGAATTCGCCGACCAGCGGATCGAACGGCACCATCTCCGCGGCGTAGTCGGGCGGCACCTGCACGGCTTCCTTCGAGGCCAGGATGTAGAACTCGCCGGGATCCAGGATCAGACTGCCGTCCGGGCGGGCCGAGATCGGCTCCCAGAAGTCCTCGACGGAATAGCCGGCGCGACGATCGACGTCGACCACACCGGTGTGGCGCTTGGCGCGGTAGCCGACGAAGCCGTTCGCTTTCTCGCCGGAGAGATCGACGGAGACGGCGACGCCGCCGGAGAGATCGGCATCGTCGATATCGACGAGGCGCTCGGCGGCATGAAGCGCATCGAGCTCGTCGGCATTGAGGATGGCGTCACCGGTGCGGAAGCGCACCTGCGACAGACGCGAGCCCTCGCTGACCAGCACCGGAAACGTCTTCGGGCTGATCTCGGCATAGAGCGGGCCGTGATAGCCGGCGCCGATCATGTCGAACCGGCGGGTGCCGTCTGCGATGACGCGGGTGAAGACGTCGAGCCGGCCGGTGGAGCTCTTCGGGTTCGCGGCCGCGACGATCTCCGGCGGCAGCGCGAGGCTCTCCAGCAGCGGCACGATGTAGACGCAGTTGGTCTCCAGCACCGCGCCGTCGGCGAGGCTGAATTCGTGCAGCTTCAATTCGTCGATGCGCTCGGCGACGGTGGCGCCGGGACCGGGCAGGAAGCTGGCGCGGACGCGATAGGCGATGTCGCCGAGACGCAGATCGAGGCTCGCCGGCTGGATCTGGCTCTCGACGAAGTCATAGGCGGGCAGGATGAGACCCGCCGCCGCCATCGCCGCGATCATGCGGTCGGGCAGGATACCATTGGCGTCGGGCGCGACCGTGAACGTCAACCGGGGGTCCTCATCAGGGGTCAGATGCATCCGGACATGCCGGAAATACAAGTCTTTTACGGCTATCCGATGGACGCCTTGACGGAAAGGGCATTGCGGAATATGAGCATCACTTATCCCGTGGTGATTTGAGCCGGCCGGCTTGCAGCCACGTTAAATAAGTCGCTAAACAGGCCGGGGACCTCTGTGATCCCGGCCCGTGGATATATCCAGGCCGGTTTTTTTGTGACCGTTTTCGACGAGACGGTCATGTCGGAGGTACCTATGTCGAAGTCGACCACCAACTACCGTCCCGAAACCCGCCTGGTCCATTCCGGCACCCTGCGCTCGCAATATGGCGAGACGTCGGAGGCGCTGTTCCTGACCCAGGGCTATGTCTACGACACCGCGGAGCAATGCGAGGCGCGGTTCAAGGGCGAGGATCCGGGCTTCATCTATTCGCGCTACTCCAATCCCACCATCGCGATGTTCGAGCGCCGCATGATCGAGCTCGAAGGCGCCGAAGCCGCCCGCTCGGCGGCGACCGGCATGGCCGCGGTGACGACGGCGATCCTGGCGCCTCTCAAGGCCGGCGACCACGTCGTGGCCTCCCGCGCCCTGTTCGGCTCGTGCCTCTACGTCATCCAGGACCTGCTGCCGCGCTACGGCATCGAGACCACGCTGGTCGACGGTCTCGATCTCGACCAATGGCAGCGCGCCGTCAGGCCGAACACCAAGACGTTCTTCCTGGAGAGCCCGACCAACCCGACCCTCGACGTGCTCGACATTCCCGGGATTGCCGAGATCGCGCACAAGGGCGGCGCGCGGCTCGTCGTCGACAACGTGTTCGCAACGCCGATCTGGCAGAGCCCGCTCGCGCTCGGGGCCGACGTCGTGGTCTATTCCGCGACCAAGCACATCGACGGCCAGGGGCGCTGCCTCGGCGGCATCATCCTGTCGTCGGAAGCCTTCATCGCCGAGCACATCCACAATTTCATGCGCCAGACCGGCCCGTCGATCTCGCCGTTCAACGCCTGGGTCCTGCTCAAGGGCCTGGAGACGCTGGGCGTACGCGTGCGCGCGCAGACCGACACCGCCGCGCGCATCGCCGACGTGCTCGCGAGCCATCCGAAGATCTCGCGGCTGGTTTTCCCGGGCCGCGCCGATCATCCGCAGGCAGCGCTGGTGAAGAAGCAGATGCGTGGCGGCTCGACGCTGGTCGGCTTCGAGGTCAAGGGCGGAAAGGCTGCAGCGTTCCGCGTGCTCAACGAATTGAAGCTGGCGAAGATCTCGAACAATCTCGGCGACGCCAAGAGCCTCGTCACGCATCCGGCGACCACGACGCATCAGCGTCTGAAGCCGGAGGACCGCGCCGCGCTCGGCATCAGCGAAGGTTTTATCCGCTTCTCCGCGGGGCTCGAGCATGCCGATGATCTGATCGAGGATCTGACGGCGGCGCTGGAGAAGGCGTAGCCACGTATTCGCAATCGTAGGGTGGGCAAAGCGAAGCGTGCCCACCGTTCTCGATTACAACGACGAGGTGGTGGGCACGGCGCTTTGCGCCTTTGCCCACCCTACGGCAGCGTGCCTACATCGGCCGATAGGTCCGCACATCCCCCGGCACGTTCACGCCCAGCTTGATCTGCCCCACCGAGCGGATGATGTCGTCGCCGAGCAGCTGGGCGAAGCAGGCATAGCCCCAATCGTTCATGTGCAGGCCGTCTGCGATGACGAAGCTCTCGACCGGAATCGATTGGTTCTCGTGCCAGTCGCGCATCACCTCGAAGCGCGGGAAGATGCCGACGTGACGAAGCTCGGCGACCTTGCCGAGCAGCTTCACCATCTTGCCGGCGCTTTCGCCGCGCTGGTTGACGGCCGGCGAATATTGCGGATCGACCAGCACGATGTCGGCGCCGCCGGCGGCCTGGATGCGGCTGATGCCGTCCTCGACCATTTTGGCGGTGTCGCCGGGATCGAGATTGCGCAGCACCGCGTTGGTGCCGACCTGCCAGATCACGAGATCCGGATGCACGTCGATCACCTGGGTCTGGAGACGCTTCATCATCTCGGGCGCATCCTCGCCGCCGACGCCGGCATTGACGACGGTGATGTCGGCGGTCGGATAATGGCGGCGCAGCTGGGCGGCAAGACGATTCGGATAATTGAACTCCGGCGAGCTCGCGCCGAATCCTGCGGTCGACGACGAGCCGAACGCGACGATGAGGACGGGCTGGCCGGCGACGAGCTTGCCCGCGACATGCGGCAGCGAGCCCATCGCCTTGGAGCCGCCCTTCGGCGGCAGGCAGGGCACGCGGTTGAAGACGTCGCCGGCGGATTTGGCGACCTGTTTCACCTTGTCGATGGCGCGCGCGGTGATGCCGCGCTGCTCGGGAGAGGTTGCGGCGACATTGGTCTGTGAGGGCGAGGCGGGCGCGGGATCAGCCGACTGCGCGGGTGCGGGCGTCGCCTGTGCGGCTTGCGTCTGCGCATGGGACTGCGGGGCCGGCGCCAGCAACAACAGCACTGCTGCTGCAGGCGCGGCCAGCCATGCCGTCAGGCAAAAAGGGCGGAGAGAACTCATTAACGCTAGACCTCAATTTTGCTGCTGGGCCGGCTCCAGATGGGCTGCGTCGATCACGAACTGTGCCAACGCCCGGCCAAGGCAATCATGAACCTGCTTCGCCAGTTCGGGCCCGCGGGACGGGCTGAACAGGTCGAACTGACCCTGATCATTCCACTGCCGCATGATCGTGAAGCGATCGAACAGCGGAATATCATGCTCCTGCGCCACGACGCGCATATTATCGAGAAATGGCTGGGCCGAGATCATCGTTTCGGTACGCGGGCTGTACTGCAAATTCATCAAGACGACGTCGGCCCCTGCCTTTTGCAACGCAATAACCCCCTCGGTGACTGCGCTGCGAAATTCGTCGGGATCGATGGATCGGATGGCATCCACGGTCCCGGTCTGCCAGACGACCAAAGTAGGCGTTTTTGCTTCCATCAGCTTAACGAAGGTCGAGGCGGCCTCCTCCGCCGTTCGCTTGCTCTGTATTTCTACGGAGACGTGCACCGCTTCCGACGGCGGCAGCTTTTCCTTCAGAACCGCTTCCATGCGCGCCGGATAGGAGCTGCCCTCCGAGGACGGAATCGTGGTCGAGCGGCTGCCGATGACCAGGATTTCGAGCGGCTTGCCGGCCTTGATGGCCTCGGCGACCTTGGGAAGCTGGCTTTCGCTGGTAAGCAGATAGGACGGCAATTCGCACGCCGCGGGCGCGGTGGCAGCGCCAGGCGCAGCATCGCCCGCCCGCGCCACAGGCGCGGCGAGGCTACCGCATAGCAGGACCAGGCTCAGGAGAACCTTCGCCTTCATCAGCCCCCTCCCGCCAGATCGGCGTTGCCGACGGCGTTTTTGGTTTTCGCACCGCTCTTGTCAGCCACGCGCTTGTACCACGAAATCACCCAGGCCACGCCCCACATGATCAGGACCCCGGAGAGACTAATCAGCGCATGCATGGCTGCCCCGCCGGAGACTTCGGCGAGAATGAAATGCCCGGCGAAGGCCAGGAAGACACCGAGGCAGAAGATCTCGAGAGAATGCTGGCCACATAGAATCAATGGTCGCAGCCAGCGCGATTTCAAGCCCGGCCAATCCCGGGGTAGGAAGCGCACGGTGAGCGCGGCCAGCGCCAGGAAATGCGTGAAGCGCAGCACGTCGAGATCGGTCTTGTCGATCGGATACATCCACTGCTCGACCCGCTTCGGCATGAATTGGGAGAGCTGCGGCACGTACCAGGTCAGCGTCACGTAGAACGCCGCGGCGAGATAGGCGATCGAGATCCACATCGTCACCGGCGAAGCCAGGATACGCGACATCCGTCGCGCACCTCCGAGCGCGCACCATGCACCGAAGACGAACAGCAATTGCCAGGCGAAGGGATTGAAGGCCCAGAAGCCGTTAGGATAGGCCGACAGGTAAAGATCGTATTCCCAGGTGACCGCGTAGAGCGCGACCGAGAGGCCGAGCGTGACGTCGGGACGCCATTTCATCGACCACAGGATCAGCGGCAGTGCCAGCATCAGCACGATGTAGAGCGGCAGCACGTCCATGTTGACGGGACGGAAGCGCAGCAGCAGCGCCTGCACGATGGTGACGTCGGGCTGCTTGAGGAAATCCATGATCCCCATCTCTTCGGTGTAGAGCGGGTTCTCGAACCTGGTCGCGACGTAGGAGATTTCGGCGAGGAAGATCGTGAACAGGAAGACGTGGGCGACGTAGATCTGCCAGACCCGGCGCAGGATGCGCGCGGTGGCGATGACGACGCCGCTCTCCAGCATCGCCCTTCCGTAGACGAAGGCGGCGGTGTAGCCGGAGATGAAGATGAAGATCTCGGTGGCGTCGCTGAAGCCGTAATTGCGGATCGTGAACCAGGTCAGCAGACTCGGCGGCAGATGGTCGATGAAGATCAGCCACAGCGCCAGCCCGCGGAACAGGTCGAGCCGGAGCTCGCGCTCGCCGATGGCGGGCAGCGTGATGGCCGGCGCCCTCGCGCGCGGCTTCGCCCCCGCGGGCTTGGCGGTTCCCGCGATCGTCGATCCCGTCACTTGGTCGGCAATGGTCATCGGGGCTTAAAAACCCTTGCGCAAATCGCGACGTCGAGAAGTGTACCGGCCCGGACGTCGTCTCGCAAAGCGGCCGGATCACGTCCGGGTGTCATTCCCCTCGAATTCTGGCGGGACGATGTCGCCAAAGCCGCCTCCGGCGTTTGGTTCCAGCGCCGGATTTCGGTATGATAGCAACCATGTACCGCGCCGTGACCCGCCAGATCGAAGTGACCGTCGAGCCGAACTTTGTTCCGGAGCAGTCGTCGGCCGACCGCTCCCGCTACTTCTGGTCCTACACCATCGTCATCGTCAATTCGGGCGAGGAGACCGTGCAGCTCAAGACGCGGCACTGGATCATCACCGATGCCTCCGGCCGCCAGCAGGAGGTCAAGGGCGAGGGCGTGGTTGGCGAGCAGCCGATCCTGGCCCCCGGCGAGCGCTTCGAATACACCTCCGGCGTCCCGCTTTCGACCGCCTCCGGCTTCATGACCGGCCGCTACCAGATGGTCACCGAAAGCGGCGAGCGCTTCGAGATCGACGTTCCCGCGTTTTCGCTTGATAGTCCCGACAACAAGCGGGTGTTGAATTAGGGCCTCGCTCGTGTCCCGGACGCGCCGCAACGCGAAGCGTTGCTGCGCAGAGCCGGGACCCAGGGGCGGCCCGGCACGCGGCGAGATGGGCCCCGGCTCTGCAGCGCACCGCACCGGACGATGCTTCGCATCACCGGGAGCGCTGCGCTGCGTCCGGGGCACGAGAGCAGAGTGTGGCGCACGCATTCTCCACGTCGTCGTTGCGATGCTCCAATGCAGATCCCAGCGGCAGTGCCGTAGGGTGGGCAAAGGCGCTTAAGCGCCGTGCCCACGATCTCCATCGATAAGCAACAAAGACGTGGGCACGAACGAGATTGAGCTTGTGGCAGGCAGCTCGGCTTGCAGACACGCCTTCGCGGCCTCGCGGCTCAATTCGCCCGAGCTTTGCTTCATCGCTCACCCTCATTAGCCAAGAGGGCGCAGGGAAGACCGGGTGCCGGCTCGCACCCGCGGTCCGCTGCGCGAAATGCACGCGCAAGAAGAACCGCACAGCAGCATACAGGTGGTGCCGAACACTCGGCCTTCCCTGCGCAGTGGCTGGACGGCTTATGCCGTGATCTCCCGGGAGCCGACCATTCCTTCTGGCCTCCCTCGCCCCGCGAATTGGATGATGCAGTCTGCCCGGTTGGGCTCGCTCGCACCTTCGCAAGACTTGACCGTGGCAACGACGGCCAGGACCACACGGTTTTGCCGTACGCACGGCCCGCCATTTCGCCGCAGTTTTTCCTGGCCCCGTCGACGAAGCCGGAAACTTACAGACGAGACGAAGCCTAGCAGCGCCGTCGTCTGCACGAAGCCTCGGACTCACAGGGACTACCCGCCCTGCCCGCACCTCTCGTGCCGACGCTGCCGCGTCCACCGCAAGCCCGGCTCGCGATGCGTGACGACACATGATCGCCCCTCTTGGTGAGCCGGGATGCGCAATTCATACGCCGAAACCGAATTTCGGCAAAGTGGAATATTTTCGGCGACGAGGATTGACAGAGGGCGA includes:
- a CDS encoding 2'-deoxycytidine 5'-triphosphate deaminase translates to MHLTPDEDPRLTFTVAPDANGILPDRMIAAMAAAGLILPAYDFVESQIQPASLDLRLGDIAYRVRASFLPGPGATVAERIDELKLHEFSLADGAVLETNCVYIVPLLESLALPPEIVAAANPKSSTGRLDVFTRVIADGTRRFDMIGAGYHGPLYAEISPKTFPVLVSEGSRLSQVRFRTGDAILNADELDALHAAERLVDIDDADLSGGVAVSVDLSGEKANGFVGYRAKRHTGVVDVDRRAGYSVEDFWEPISARPDGSLILDPGEFYILASKEAVQVPPDYAAEMVPFDPLVGEFRVHYAGFFDPGFGYAGAGGLGSRAVLEVRSREVPFILEHGQIVGRLVYEKMLARPDAMYGQRIGSNYQAQGLKLSKHFRV
- a CDS encoding O-succinylhomoserine sulfhydrylase codes for the protein MSKSTTNYRPETRLVHSGTLRSQYGETSEALFLTQGYVYDTAEQCEARFKGEDPGFIYSRYSNPTIAMFERRMIELEGAEAARSAATGMAAVTTAILAPLKAGDHVVASRALFGSCLYVIQDLLPRYGIETTLVDGLDLDQWQRAVRPNTKTFFLESPTNPTLDVLDIPGIAEIAHKGGARLVVDNVFATPIWQSPLALGADVVVYSATKHIDGQGRCLGGIILSSEAFIAEHIHNFMRQTGPSISPFNAWVLLKGLETLGVRVRAQTDTAARIADVLASHPKISRLVFPGRADHPQAALVKKQMRGGSTLVGFEVKGGKAAAFRVLNELKLAKISNNLGDAKSLVTHPATTTHQRLKPEDRAALGISEGFIRFSAGLEHADDLIEDLTAALEKA
- a CDS encoding SGNH/GDSL hydrolase family protein, with translation MSSLRPFCLTAWLAAPAAAVLLLLAPAPQSHAQTQAAQATPAPAQSADPAPASPSQTNVAATSPEQRGITARAIDKVKQVAKSAGDVFNRVPCLPPKGGSKAMGSLPHVAGKLVAGQPVLIVAFGSSSTAGFGASSPEFNYPNRLAAQLRRHYPTADITVVNAGVGGEDAPEMMKRLQTQVIDVHPDLVIWQVGTNAVLRNLDPGDTAKMVEDGISRIQAAGGADIVLVDPQYSPAVNQRGESAGKMVKLLGKVAELRHVGIFPRFEVMRDWHENQSIPVESFVIADGLHMNDWGYACFAQLLGDDIIRSVGQIKLGVNVPGDVRTYRPM
- a CDS encoding SGNH/GDSL hydrolase family protein; its protein translation is MKAKVLLSLVLLCGSLAAPVARAGDAAPGAATAPAACELPSYLLTSESQLPKVAEAIKAGKPLEILVIGSRSTTIPSSEGSSYPARMEAVLKEKLPPSEAVHVSVEIQSKRTAEEAASTFVKLMEAKTPTLVVWQTGTVDAIRSIDPDEFRSAVTEGVIALQKAGADVVLMNLQYSPRTETMISAQPFLDNMRVVAQEHDIPLFDRFTIMRQWNDQGQFDLFSPSRGPELAKQVHDCLGRALAQFVIDAAHLEPAQQQN
- a CDS encoding OpgC domain-containing protein, translated to MTIADQVTGSTIAGTAKPAGAKPRARAPAITLPAIGERELRLDLFRGLALWLIFIDHLPPSLLTWFTIRNYGFSDATEIFIFISGYTAAFVYGRAMLESGVVIATARILRRVWQIYVAHVFLFTIFLAEISYVATRFENPLYTEEMGIMDFLKQPDVTIVQALLLRFRPVNMDVLPLYIVLMLALPLILWSMKWRPDVTLGLSVALYAVTWEYDLYLSAYPNGFWAFNPFAWQLLFVFGAWCALGGARRMSRILASPVTMWISIAYLAAAFYVTLTWYVPQLSQFMPKRVEQWMYPIDKTDLDVLRFTHFLALAALTVRFLPRDWPGLKSRWLRPLILCGQHSLEIFCLGVFLAFAGHFILAEVSGGAAMHALISLSGVLIMWGVAWVISWYKRVADKSGAKTKNAVGNADLAGGG
- the apaG gene encoding Co2+/Mg2+ efflux protein ApaG; translation: MYRAVTRQIEVTVEPNFVPEQSSADRSRYFWSYTIVIVNSGEETVQLKTRHWIITDASGRQQEVKGEGVVGEQPILAPGERFEYTSGVPLSTASGFMTGRYQMVTESGERFEIDVPAFSLDSPDNKRVLN